From Neorickettsia helminthoeca str. Oregon:
CCACGAAATTTCCATACTGATTCATAAAACGTTCAGAGATGCTTAACTCAGCTAACACAATAGGAAGACCTCTTATTGATTTTACCATCATAGACATTATAGTTGTGATATACGCATTTATAAACTATAGGATGCGCTTCTTGTGGAGCTTGTGCGTCTCCTTTTATTTGTTTTTATGACTATGAAGAAATTATTCTATACATCAATTTTGCTAATGCAGATAGTTGGTTCATCGACCTACGCAGCGAATCTGGACAGTACCTCTGAAAGCTTCTTGGGTAGCTACATGAACTTATCATACAGATCTGCTATTTTGGCGAATCAAGAAGGGTTCAAGGACTTCACTACGTTTAATCACGGTGGTACCGTGGGAATCTATTGCCCAGTACAGGGTGGCACTGAGGTAGGCTTAGAGCTAGACGTTATACGTCCGACAGGGCTTTTTTTAGACAAGGATGGTACAGAGGCTGATATGCTTGCATCTTCTATTATGTACTCTGGCCTGTTCAAGCTACAGAAGCAGCTTACCATCTCTGATGATATAGGGATTACTGCAGGGGTTGGAGTAGGGCCAACATATCTCACATTTGATACGTTTACAGGTACTGATAAAGGAGCGCCGTATGAAGATAGGAAAGTAGATTCCAAATTACAAGTGACGGCTGTTGGTGACCTATCCTTTTCTTTTCCCTTGACAGGTTCTTTGTCTGGGCGTCTCGGCTATTCCTTCCAATATACTCCGCTGGGTGATCTTACAATGAGGGAATCAGATTCTGAACAGGCAATTAAGGGTGGCTCTATTGTTTCTCACGCTGTCAAGGTCGGAATTTCGGCTCCTCTAGAAGCACTGTTCAGCTAGAACAAGTTGTCACTAAAAGAGGGAGCTTTTGAACAGACCTCCCTCTTTACGTATCAGGGGCTAGTCTTTTGATCATTGCTCTGGCTGCGTTTTCTTCACTTGCCTTTTTACTTGTACCGAAGGCTTTCTCAACTTTACTATCGACACGGACTTCTACCTCAAAAATAGGCTGATGATCTGGTCCTGTTCTTCCAATAACCTTGTACGTAGGAGGCTCCATTCCTCTGGCCTGTAGAAGCTCCTGCAGGATACTTTTAGGGTTTGCAGCAGTGGGGCTCGATTTGACCGCTAGATCATACCAATATTCCTTTATGAAGCGCGTTGCTGTATCGATTCCAGAATCCAGAAAAATTGCACCTATCAGGGCTTCCAATGCGTTTTCGAGGTTACTTACTTTTTCGCGTCCGCCACACAACTCTTCAGAACTTGAAAAGAAGATGTACTTTCCCAAATCTATTTTGCGCGCAATCATCGCAAGTGTGTCCCTACACACTAAAGAACTCTGTCGATTGGAGAGACTTCCCTCTGGATCATTCGGAAAAAGCTCATACAGGATAGATGCAATTACCATATCCAGCACTGCATCTCCGAGAAATTCCAATCTTTCATAAGAAAAGTTGACTTCCATACTAGGATGGGTCAATGACTCAATCAGCAGCGTCTTATTCTTGAATCGTATTCCTATTAAAGCCTCTAATTTATCTAGCTCCATAGTTTATCTACTTCGTAATATTCCCTGACATCATTCTTGAATAGGTGGACCATTACTTCACCCATATCAATAAGTATCCAATTAGCTGAATCATAACCCTCAAGCTTACAGAAAAATCCATGCTCTCTGATCAAGTCCACGATGAAATTCGCCAAGACTTTCACCTGTTTATGAGATTCCGATGACGCAACTATCATACAACCTGTCATTCCCCTACCGCCGTAAACTTTTATGTCATCGCCCTTGTGCTTGGACAGCTTTTCAAGGATCAAAGAGACAATTTCAGATTCCATATTCCTGATTACAATACCCACTTAACAATTCTTGCAGAAAGTGATCCTTATCTAAAGTCCTGTCACCTCACCTGGATACCCTTGCATCCGTTTTAGTCTTCTGCATAGAGTACGGTCGCATCAACTATAGCTCCAGGGGTTATATGCTCCATCCTAAGATGTCTACTCATGAGCCCTTCTATGCGACTACTTGTCGTAAGGTAGGCAAACTCCGCTTCCAGAAGACGCACTTCCAACTCAAGCATTGCTACATTCATCGCTAGAGATGAGAGTTCTCCAGATAAATCCTGCACGTAGAATTTACTTCTAAACATCAGAAACAATAGTAAAAGAACCAAAATAGATAAGATCAGGATCAACCTTCTGGCTATGCGCCTATATATCTTATTCATGTCTGGAACTCTTCGTTTTATATTCTCTCAATCACCCTCATTCTCGCTGAACGCGCACTTGGGTTATTTTTTACTTCCTCCATATTTGGCGTGACTACCTTCTTGGTCACTATGTTGAAACCATTTTTGTGTACCTGCTTAAATAGACATTTGACTATTCTATCTTCTAATGAGTGGAAGCTCACAACTATCACCCTACCACCTACTTTAAGCATTCCCAGTGCAGCTTGTAAACCTAACGCAAGTGCTTCCAATTCGTTATTTATGAATATTCTAAGTGCCTGGAACGTTTTCGTTGCTGGATTTATCTTGTAGTAGCGTCTGGGAAAACATGACAGGACGATTTCTGCAAGCTCAGTTGTTGTGACAATCCTCCTCTTATGCCTCGAATTTACGATTGCGCGTGCGATTTTTCTTGATAGTCTCTCCTCACCGAATTGGTAGATGATATCAGCGATCCTTTTCTCAGTATAACTGTTTACTATGGTCTCAGCTGTCAGATTTATTTTATTACTCATGCGCATATCAAGCGGTCCTTCATTCAGGAAGGAAAAACCTCTATCAGGAACTTTTAATTGCATGGTAGATACACCGATATCGAATACTAAACCATCCACTTTAATATCACCAAGTAGAGTGCTCATCTCGCTGAAATTCGTATTGAAAAACTCAGTGCGACCCACAAAGTCACTTTGGACCTCCTTGAATAGTTTTTCAACCGTCTCATCCTGGTCGATTGCATAGACAAAACAATCAGCACTACTCAGGATGGCTCTAGTATATCCTCCAGCACCGAAAGTCGCATCTACGTAAATACCGCCATCCTTAGGAGATAGCGCTTTCAATACCTCACCAAGAAGGACTGGTTTATGAAGATCTATACTTATCGACATTTTGCATTTTCATTATATTCCTTGAGTCCAACAGGGCACCGTTATCGCAATGACTCTCTTCTACATCCACACAGTGGAAATATGCTGCGGACACCTCCTCAATAGAAATCACTTGTCCACGTAAATACTCAAGTAATTGGCTTACTTATTCTATAAGCAATTAGTTTTTCAGTTGCCTTGGATGCATAGCGTGTGATATCGCCTGGGATAGCAATAAACTCAACTTCAGAAAAGACTTGCATAGCAGTACAGTGTATCTGCTCAGCATAGTCTTTATTATCAGTAGCCACAATCAGCTCACCAGAAGGATGAAGATTCTCTAGCAATAATCCTAGAAAAGGTCTGTTCACAATTCTGCGTTTGTTATGCCTCTTCTTGGGCCAGGGATCAGGAAATAAGATGTACACGGTATTAAAAATCTGTTTTTTTAATCTTTGCAACAAGATCCGGACATCAAGGCTCCATATAAAGACATTCGACAATCCTCTATTTTTAATCTCTCCTAGAAGCTTACATATACCGTTTTCATAGACCTCAGACCCAATGAAGATTTTATCAGGTGCCTCGAGGGCTCGCTGTATTAGGTGTTCACCATAACCAAAGCCTATTTCCAACACAATTTCTTTATTCGAGTTTCCAAGTATCTCAGGGCGAACCGAGAATTTTTCTAGATCCGCAAGCTTCGTAATATCGAAATTGCGTCCGCGAAGCCTCCCATATGATTTAAGAAGCGACACCTCATTCATTGCAACCTAGATAAGTATAAAAATGGAGAGATGTGCCACCGGCCTACCGAACATAAACACTTGATCCACCAAACACAGAAAACTACGCCACGCATCCACTAATACACGAAAGTGAACTGCGATGAAGTGATATCTATACCTAGCGCCTTGTAAGCTTCCCTTCTCTTAGACAGAGCCTCTGAGTAGCACTTTGTCTTAGGGTAACCGTTGATCAGCTCAGTGAATCTACTTATAGCAGCGTGATAGTTCATTTCTTTAAAATAGAACATTCCTATGGAGAAAATCTTTTCAGCTAGTATCTCATCGATCTCACGCAATTTTTCCCGCGCATCCGATACATATTTGGAACCTGGAAATCTCCTTATCAACTCCTTGAAAGTATCTTTGGCTCTATCAAGGAACTCCGTACTGTTGGCAAAATTCCTCAACATCCTGAAATATGCATTACCCTTGATGCTGAGCATATAATCCAGATCCTTACCAACGGGATAGTTTAGAATGTACTCATCAGCGCTGCCAGCTGCAGCTGCGAAATCCTTTCCATCGTATAGGAGCTCCGTGTAGAAACATTTCGCCTTTTCTCCAAGTGGGGAAAACGGTGAAACATCAGAAAGTTCCCTAAACAATGCCTTGGAAATTTTTAATTTACCTTGTTTTAGAGCGGATACGGCATCATTATAGACTGACAATTCACTTGCTTGCTTACCTTTTTCACTTATTCCTTTGACTTTCCCCGGAGTGCAACCAGAAACAACCAAGAGCGAACATAGTAAAAGAAGCAAAAAGTCGCAAATCTTTCTTCTCATTTATGCGATAAGGGATTAGAATACGACTGTTGATTATAGTCTGACAATGCAACTAAAGAAAGTTCTCGTTGTAGGAAATGGTGGTAGAGAGCACGCTCTGATTTCAAAGATCAAGGATTCCCCTTTGCTTGGCAAAATTTACACGACAAATCCCGAATTCAGCCGATTCGCGGAGCACATAAAGGCTGATCCTACCAATCACTTATATCTTTCATCTATTTGCAAGTCAGAGGAAATAGATCTGGTGGTTGTAGGTCAGGAGCGATATCTAGAGAATGGTATTACTGATGCACTGACAGCAGAAGGTGTTGCTGTATTCGGTCCAACGAAGAATGCTGCGAAACTCGAATCATCTAAATTTTTTGCCAAAGAGATAGCGGAGATGCAAGGTACACCGACTGCAAGGTATGCTTTTTGTTCATCACCGAACAATTTGAGGAAACAGATCGAGAGTATCGGAGATTTCCCAGTAGTGATAAAAGCGAATGGCCTTGCATCCGGAAAAGGCGTAGTGATGTGCGGGACTATGGATGAGGCATTACAAGTTGGAGAAGCAATGCTTAACGGAATGTTTGGGGCCGCCAGTAAGAACATAATAGTAGAGGAATTCCTACAAGGAGAGGAGCTCAGTTACTTTGTCCTGGTCGATGGACAAACTGTTTTACCAATCGGTTACGCAAGGGACCATAAACAAGTGACCCATCAAGGAAAGACGTATAATACTGGCGGAATGGGAGCATATTCACCAGCGCCAATTTCCACCAAGGTGGAGCAAGAAATTCTGGGAAGGATCATATATCCAACAATTAGTGCTTTGTCTTCTATCAATATTCGATATAAAGGTGTGCTTTTCGCCGGACTCATGCTTACCAACTCCGGACCGAAACTCCTCGAATACAATGTGCGTTTCGGTGATCCCGAAACGCAAGCTATTCTATCTAGATTGGAGGGTGATCTCCTTGATCTAATGTTCAAGACAGTTGGAGGAGAGCTTGATCGCGCATCCATATCATTTAGTGATGACGTATCACTATCCGTTGTATTGGCGACACAGGGTTATCCTGTAGACTATAAGACCGGTTACCACATTAATGGCGATAACCTTGAAAGGGCAATCAACGCTGTTGATGGGTTGCAGATTTTCAATGCGGGCATAAAATACGATGAGAATGGTAACATGCTATCCAATGGTGGACGTGTCTTAAATCTTGTGGTGAAAGGAAGCAGTCTAAACGATTGCAAGCGCAAGGCAAAACAAGCAATTGATATAATAGACTGGAAAGAGGGTTTCTGTTTACAGGAATTGACTACGTAATCTGCTATCCATGTATTGCTCGATGTACGGCATAGAGCCCATGTTTTAGATGGGTCTGTGTCGTGTGCAGTGAGTCGCCTTGTATGCAGAGGGTGTTATACAACTCCGCTTGGCCCATTTCCCGGTAAAAGATCGTACACGCGTGATTTACTTTCTTGCTGGAAAAGACGTACCTAGAAGTAACTTGGCCGGTCTTACATATTATAGCATATCAGCGACATTGAACCGCAATTGCATATCTCTCCAAGCCTCAAATTGATCCTTTGGTAGATTTTCCATCGGTGTACATAGGTACACAGCTCTGAGTGCGCTATCTGCCAGTACTCTCATAAATGGATTCTCATTATATTTCTCATCATCTACTATTTCCGCAGAGATTAGCTCACCACCTTGCCCTAGACGCATATTAACGGTGACTATAACATTATCGACATCCATGGCAGCGATCGGTACACGCCAACAATTTATAAAACGACTCCTTATAGAACTCACTACATCAATTCCTATACCTTTCCTTGGATCATATTCCACCTTTCCCTTTCCTATAGCACCTGATTTTTCACCGTCATTTTGTACGCTGCCAGCCGTAGTTTTTTCGTCCAGGGATTGAAGCAAACCCGCTAATTCATCATCCTCCTTTAACTGCTGACTCGAAATAGGTTTACGTATTTTTATACTCTTTACTGGCTTACTTTTCGATCTTTTAATCGGTAAAGCTGGTCCATCTTGGCCCTCAACCTCCACGCGCGAATCATTATCTGGCACTACTAGATCGTTGGTCTTACTATCATCAGGAACCGTAACTGTAGCAAATTTTTTCTCCGCCTTTTTATCTACTCGATCGCTGATACCTGCTGAAGTATCCCTGAGCTTAAGGTTTGTCACATCAGTGATTTGTATGGAGTCAAGCACAATGAAAGTGCTAGTATCAGCGAGCTTCTGTAGGTTAATCTTCCCGGAAAAGGACAGGGGAACAAGAACAAGCAGATGAAGTAGCAGTGACAGAAAAAAGGAGAAGTCCAGATGAAAATTTCCTGATATATGAAGATCTCTGATCATAGAATCTGCATACTAGGTCCAAATGTTACAATGGAGAGAAGGATCAACACTACTGAAGCTACAAAATCCAAGACGTATCAGAACGAAGAAACATCTACTCACTCGACAACAAGTCATATCTTTCGATTTTCTGTGACCAGCGCTATATGTTTGAATCCAGACTCCTTGAGGTAGGCAAGTACTTTTACTATCCTCTCATAAGGAGCGCTCCTATCCCCCCGTATAAAGAGACGGATTCCTGAATCATCAGATTTCTGCAGTATTTTGCCTTTAAGATCTCTGAGATTGACCTGTGTATCGTTGATATAGATCGACCCGTTTTTAGTAATATTCAGAACGACCTCAATATTTTCCAAGTTATTCACAGACCCAGACTGCACAATTGGAACATTTATCTCAATACCAGGTACGAGCATTGGCGCCGTAATCATGAAAACAACTAACAGAACCAACATTACATCGACCATCGGTGTAACGTTGATTTCACTGATTACTTTACTACGTCTAATCTTCATTTTCAGCATCGAGAGTCGTTATAATTTCCCACATTAAGTTCTCGAGGTCCTGTGTAATCTGGGCTGTACGCGCTGATGTATAATTGTAAAAAATCAACGCCGGTATAGCTACAAAGAGGCCGACTGCAGTCGCCAAAAGAGCTTCCCCTATTGATGGGGCGACGACAGTGAGCGCGACGGAGTTGAGTGTCCCTATTGCTTGGAAACTACGCATTATTCCCCAGACTGTCCCAAACAGACCCACAAAGGGAGCAACACCAGCAGTGGTCGCAAGGAAATCTGAGCCCTTCTCAAAGCGTGATGAAATTTTTGCGATTTCCAGGCTCATGACGGTTTGCAATTTTCGTTCGAACCCTTGCTTCTCCCGTCCTATTAAAAGCTCAGCTCTAGCCATGAAAATCATCAATGCCTCACCAATTGGTGTCTGATCTCCTATCAAACTATCACGCAACGTAGACAGACCATTAGTAGTACACAGTATCCCTTGGAAGGTTGCAACCTTCTTCATACAGGACCTCAATAGAAACACCTTCTTAAAAATTATCCGCCAAGAAAAAATGGAGGCAAAAAGAAGTGACAACATCACGCATTTCACAACAAGATCAGAGTGCAGAATGAGGGATATCAATGAGAAGTCAGAATGCATTTCAATACCGGACTACTTTTCCACTGTGTTAAGACAACTCAAATATACCGCACTGGAATACAAACCACAAATATCCACACTACACAAGTACTGGAACTCAGTGCATCACATAATGAAAACGGCCTCAAACAAGAACATTGTAAGGACCGTCACGAGTGTAAACATTGCCACCTGAACTATTCTGATGGAGGTACCACGCAAAAGATAATTAATCCTTTCCTCACCGGAAAGAATTGCTGTCAGATGACCAAAAATTCCACGATTCGTCAGTGCACCACAGTCTCTTGTAGCTACCACATCGAGCGGTATCGAAAGAAATGCAGCCAAAACCCCAAAAGAGAATCCTGTAAATGTAGTGCAAAGGAGATTAAAGTGATAAGCAACTGAAATTTCATAGGAAGTTACTGAGGCGGACCAGAAAATCATATTCCGAAAAAGGATGGGAAGCATTACGCTTCCAAAAGTGGCTCTACTTTCCATCAATGAACCTTTATTACGGCTAATTTCACGCATCTCTGACGGCAGCGAACATAGAGTCTCACAACAGCCGCCAAAAACAGAACGAAAAAATACGGCAAAAAGCGTAGAATGTACAAAAAATTTCAGCAGATTATCAGCAATCACCTCAGAGATACCAAAAGACATGGAACTCAAAAAGTTCATTATCGCATAGGGAAGCGCACCTCTGAAAAAAGCCGCAACACCTTCAGTGCGGAATGTATCCGTAGCAATCTTGCTATATGATTCCCCTGTTTGTTGTTTAATTACCTTCAGGAACTGCAACGGGGACATAAGCACAGCAGCTACCGCAGCAAAAGAACCGAAAAATACTCCACTAAGGAGGACATCATAAAGTTGCCAGAACATACTATATACTAAATTCTGAACTCAAATACCAAGGTAACGTATGAAAAACATCGTAGACACAGTGACAGCTGTAAAAATGACAATCTGCAATACCCTAATCACACTTCCCAATAAGAATTTGTTTTTTGAATCCCTCATTATGCGAAGCACTCTATTGAGTAAAGTGAGTTCTTCCCTCGCAGCACAGCTTTGAGTAACTAGCACATCAAATGGAATCGAGACAATAGCGAAGATCAAGCCCATGCAAACGGATAACAAAATCGACACCCCGGATTCCAAGTGAAACCTTGTGGAGATCTCATACGCTGAAGTGGAACCTAACCATGCAACTGAGTTTCTCAAGAAAGACGGAAAAAGCACACTACTCACCTTACCATCACCGGAAGCAAGTTCCCTTTTATTTCTGACTATTTCCCGCACTTCTGGGTAGACAGTCATCAAGGTTTCAATTGCTCCACCAAGGAGAGCTCTGAAGAAAATACCAGTGAGAATACCGTAACCAAGTGGCAGTACACGCTCCGATACCATATCACTCAGGCCAAAGGAAAGATTGGAAAGGAAATTCATAACAACATAAGGTGCTGCACCCCCAAAGAAAATCCTTAAGCAATCATCCCTATACCAGGTTTCTCGGAATATTGAAGAATAAGATCTAGCAGTATCTTGTCTGACAACCTTCACGTACTGCACCGGCGACACGAAAAATGCAACGAAGGCTGCAAGAGCTGCGTAAACAAGAGGAGCCAAAAAAAAATCCAATAGCATGTTTCGGACTAAACGGAAATCCAAAAGAAGATTGGATGCCTATAAAATTACACCTGAAGGGCTATTTTGAGCCCTGCCTGACATTACAACGAGGATTTCTCCTGTTGTAGACGTAGACACGTTTTCCCCTCTTGGCGACATACGAATTACGAGCATCACGCTTTTTCGCTGACTTTAAGGACCCTATAACTTTCATAAGACTCGTACCTACTCTTGGATAAGACACCAAACTCATCCATTCTACATCAGAAAAAATCTCGAAACAACTTGAAGCAGAATCCGATAAAAGATAATTTGCCACAAACAATTCTTTAGATACTTTCATAGGTGCATAGTAGACCACAAAAGCCCTATGTCACTCGCTGAAAGGACTTGTTTTAAAAGATGAAAATTATTATCATTACCGGGTGCACGGGTTTTGGTTTTGATCAGTTCTATTATGGCGTCGGAGCGGACTTTTGAGGGTGTCTTTACCGCTGTAGTCACACCCTTTAAGCGAGAGCAAGTTGATTACGAAGGTTTCAGGATACTAGTTGAGTCGCAGATTGGTAACGGAATACATGGAATCGTG
This genomic window contains:
- the rnc gene encoding ribonuclease III — encoded protein: MELDKLEALIGIRFKNKTLLIESLTHPSMEVNFSYERLEFLGDAVLDMVIASILYELFPNDPEGSLSNRQSSLVCRDTLAMIARKIDLGKYIFFSSSEELCGGREKVSNLENALEALIGAIFLDSGIDTATRFIKEYWYDLAVKSSPTAANPKSILQELLQARGMEPPTYKVIGRTGPDHQPIFEVEVRVDSKVEKAFGTSKKASEENAARAMIKRLAPDT
- the rsfS gene encoding ribosome silencing factor — its product is MESEIVSLILEKLSKHKGDDIKVYGGRGMTGCMIVASSESHKQVKVLANFIVDLIREHGFFCKLEGYDSANWILIDMGEVMVHLFKNDVREYYEVDKLWS
- the rsmH gene encoding 16S rRNA (cytosine(1402)-N(4))-methyltransferase RsmH, with translation MSISIDLHKPVLLGEVLKALSPKDGGIYVDATFGAGGYTRAILSSADCFVYAIDQDETVEKLFKEVQSDFVGRTEFFNTNFSEMSTLLGDIKVDGLVFDIGVSTMQLKVPDRGFSFLNEGPLDMRMSNKINLTAETIVNSYTEKRIADIIYQFGEERLSRKIARAIVNSRHKRRIVTTTELAEIVLSCFPRRYYKINPATKTFQALRIFINNELEALALGLQAALGMLKVGGRVIVVSFHSLEDRIVKCLFKQVHKNGFNIVTKKVVTPNMEEVKNNPSARSARMRVIERI
- the trmB gene encoding tRNA (guanosine(46)-N7)-methyltransferase TrmB, with protein sequence MNEVSLLKSYGRLRGRNFDITKLADLEKFSVRPEILGNSNKEIVLEIGFGYGEHLIQRALEAPDKIFIGSEVYENGICKLLGEIKNRGLSNVFIWSLDVRILLQRLKKQIFNTVYILFPDPWPKKRHNKRRIVNRPFLGLLLENLHPSGELIVATDNKDYAEQIHCTAMQVFSEVEFIAIPGDITRYASKATEKLIAYRISKPIT
- the bamD gene encoding outer membrane protein assembly factor BamD → MRRKICDFLLLLLCSLLVVSGCTPGKVKGISEKGKQASELSVYNDAVSALKQGKLKISKALFRELSDVSPFSPLGEKAKCFYTELLYDGKDFAAAAGSADEYILNYPVGKDLDYMLSIKGNAYFRMLRNFANSTEFLDRAKDTFKELIRRFPGSKYVSDAREKLREIDEILAEKIFSIGMFYFKEMNYHAAISRFTELINGYPKTKCYSEALSKRREAYKALGIDITSSQFTFVY
- the purD gene encoding phosphoribosylamine--glycine ligase, whose amino-acid sequence is MQLKKVLVVGNGGREHALISKIKDSPLLGKIYTTNPEFSRFAEHIKADPTNHLYLSSICKSEEIDLVVVGQERYLENGITDALTAEGVAVFGPTKNAAKLESSKFFAKEIAEMQGTPTARYAFCSSPNNLRKQIESIGDFPVVIKANGLASGKGVVMCGTMDEALQVGEAMLNGMFGAASKNIIVEEFLQGEELSYFVLVDGQTVLPIGYARDHKQVTHQGKTYNTGGMGAYSPAPISTKVEQEILGRIIYPTISALSSINIRYKGVLFAGLMLTNSGPKLLEYNVRFGDPETQAILSRLEGDLLDLMFKTVGGELDRASISFSDDVSLSVVLATQGYPVDYKTGYHINGDNLERAINAVDGLQIFNAGIKYDENGNMLSNGGRVLNLVVKGSSLNDCKRKAKQAIDIIDWKEGFCLQELTT
- a CDS encoding biopolymer transporter ExbD produces the protein MKIRRSKVISEINVTPMVDVMLVLLVVFMITAPMLVPGIEINVPIVQSGSVNNLENIEVVLNITKNGSIYINDTQVNLRDLKGKILQKSDDSGIRLFIRGDRSAPYERIVKVLAYLKESGFKHIALVTENRKI
- a CDS encoding MotA/TolQ/ExbB proton channel family protein → MKKVATFQGILCTTNGLSTLRDSLIGDQTPIGEALMIFMARAELLIGREKQGFERKLQTVMSLEIAKISSRFEKGSDFLATTAGVAPFVGLFGTVWGIMRSFQAIGTLNSVALTVVAPSIGEALLATAVGLFVAIPALIFYNYTSARTAQITQDLENLMWEIITTLDAENED
- a CDS encoding MC/SLC25 family protein, with the protein product MFWQLYDVLLSGVFFGSFAAVAAVLMSPLQFLKVIKQQTGESYSKIATDTFRTEGVAAFFRGALPYAIMNFLSSMSFGISEVIADNLLKFFVHSTLFAVFFRSVFGGCCETLCSLPSEMREISRNKGSLMESRATFGSVMLPILFRNMIFWSASVTSYEISVAYHFNLLCTTFTGFSFGVLAAFLSIPLDVVATRDCGALTNRGIFGHLTAILSGEERINYLLRGTSIRIVQVAMFTLVTVLTMFLFEAVFIM
- a CDS encoding ribosomal protein bL36, with amino-acid sequence MKVIGSLKSAKKRDARNSYVAKRGKRVYVYNRRNPRCNVRQGSK